ATCCGGTCACCCGGATCGGGGGCTGTCGTCGTCCCCGGCCCCTCAGAGGTGTCGGGGCAGCCGGATCGTCACGGTGGTGCCGTGCCCGGGGTCGCTGGCGACGTCGACCGTCGCGTGGTGGGCCCGGCAGATGTCGCGCACCAGCCCCAACCCGATGCCGATGCCCTGGACCGCCTGGTCGCGGGCGTGCTCCGCGCGCCAGAAGGGGTCGAAGACCTGATCGACCTCGTCGGCGGTCATCCCGACGCCGGAGTCGGTCACGGTGATCAGCACGTGGTCCTCGTGCCCGGTGACGCCGAGGGTGACGGTCCCCGGCGACGAGGTGTACTTCACGGCGTTGGAGACCAGGTTCTCGAGCACCTGCTCGATCTTCGGCGCATCGACGGTGGCCCACTCGGGCTGCGCGGCGTCGAGCCGCAGGCTCAGCACGGCCGACTGGGCCTGGGCGGCGAAGGTGCGGACCACCCCCTCGGCCAGGCCGGAGATGTCGGTCGGGGCCGGCGAGAGGTCCCGGCGCTGCTCGGCGGTGTCGAGGAGCTCCTGGATCCGCAGCTCGAGGTTGCGCGCGGCCTTGCGGATGCGGTCGAGGGTTTCGACGACGAAGGACCCGCTCCGTGCCCCGGGACCGGCCACCGACTGCCCCGTGAGGCCTGCAGGAACGCCGTCTCCGAGCTCCTCGGTCAGCAGCTCGAGGTAGCCGACGATCGCGGTGAGCGGGGTCCGCAGCTCGTGGGAGACCGTGGTGATGAACTCCTCCTTGGTCCGCAACGAGCGGGCCAGGTCGGTGACGTTGTAGGCGACGATGAGGGTGCCCCAGGCGGTGCCGTCGGAGCGCCGGACCGTCTTGGCGTTGGCGATGATCGCGATCTGGTGCCCGAGGGGCCCGATCCACTCCATCTCGTGGTTCTCCAGGTCGCCACGCAGCGCCCGCGGCACGATCTGGTCCTCGAACGGGATGACGGTCTTGTTGTCGGCGCGGCGGACGTGGTGCCCGGCGTACGGCGGCTCGTCGAGTCGGAAGCCGGCCGCGGCCACGGCCGCCTCGGCGAGGGAGTTGGCCATCACCAGGCGCTCCTCGGTGTCGTAGAAGGCCAGGGCCACCTCGACGGACTCGAAGAGGGTGCGCGACAGCAGGGCGCTGTCGCGCGCCTGCCGCAGCGAGTCCTGCAGCTCCT
The Nocardioides plantarum genome window above contains:
- a CDS encoding sensor histidine kinase, producing the protein MPVYETTQKLGGRRRAFLRAQFPLLVGSLFVTGESLWAIPERARSAEAVAGIGVILVVSCLFLALPWRWRTTGSMMTLAVADIVGVALMRLAYVDDLPSVGILAVFPVIWLAYAFRRWVILVAVAGSFFITLLPILVHGPAPSSSIDIARVVTLPVLITGLSVAVGEAARQLEASQRRLSEANKELQDSLRQARDSALLSRTLFESVEVALAFYDTEERLVMANSLAEAAVAAAGFRLDEPPYAGHHVRRADNKTVIPFEDQIVPRALRGDLENHEMEWIGPLGHQIAIIANAKTVRRSDGTAWGTLIVAYNVTDLARSLRTKEEFITTVSHELRTPLTAIVGYLELLTEELGDGVPAGLTGQSVAGPGARSGSFVVETLDRIRKAARNLELRIQELLDTAEQRRDLSPAPTDISGLAEGVVRTFAAQAQSAVLSLRLDAAQPEWATVDAPKIEQVLENLVSNAVKYTSSPGTVTLGVTGHEDHVLITVTDSGVGMTADEVDQVFDPFWRAEHARDQAVQGIGIGLGLVRDICRAHHATVDVASDPGHGTTVTIRLPRHL